AAACAGCTTAAAATGCTGAAGGTGGTTACTCTGGGAACCAACACTCCCGGACTGGGAGGACTAGACCAGGGTATGTTTAACTTAGACTTTTTCATATCAGGCTTCGGTGCTGCCATTTCTCTGAGCTCATGGAAAATTTAATCAGGAGCCTTCTATGATCACACTAGGGTGGCCATGGGAATGGGGAACACATTCGTTGCAGAGAGGTCAGGCTCAAATACACGTCTACCACATCAAAAACTTAAAACCTCCACGATTTTAAATGCAAAGCACTGCACATGCACGCACTCAacacctctccttccttctccatgGACAACGCACGCACAACCCCTGCACTTTTACCAATCTACACAACTGCGCACTGCAGCGGAAGAGTTGAGTGAGGGCCCAGAAAGGTGGAGCAGGAATGATCCCAGCGTTCAGTTAATTCTAACGTCATCCCTAACGTTTGGGTAAAGAACGTTCCCGGAAACCAAGGTTAAGAAAAAGCCACCCAGCCACGCGACCCGCCGCGCCTCCCGCGCCGGGGTGGAGCTGACCCTGCCGAGCCCCGCCCCAGCCTGCGTCCGCCAGTGGTCCAGGAACTGCTACTTTCCGCTCGGAAAATCTTCGGAGGAGTCTCAGAAAGGACACGGCTGGCTGCTTCTCTCAACGCCGAAGCCGCGCCATGCTGGTCCTCAGAAGCGGCCTGACTAGGGCGCTGGCCTCACGGACGCTCGCGTCCCAGGTACGGGCCGCGGGGGCGCCCAAGCCCTCGCCCGGGGAGGGCGGGGAGTGTTCCGGGAACCGGCGACCCACGCGCATGCGCTCTCCGCCACGGCGCGCCCACAGTGGGCGCCGCGCCGCCGCCGAGGTTTTAGCCCCAACCCCGGAACCCCAAGACTGGAGTCCCCGAGACGCGCGTGAGGAGGCCACTGCTAAGAGAATACCCCCAGCCAGGGTCGTCTCGCGGGCAGTCGCGGTCAGCTTTCTAGCCTGGACGCCACACCCACCGGGACACCCCCGCGGCGCCGGCTGTTGCGTTTTTGTCGCCCGGCTCCATCGCGGCTGCGGCCCAGGGAGCGCTCCCGCGCTGTCACCCGGCGCCGTCGGGCCGCCTGTGGGTTTGGGGCTTTCCAAGCCACCGCCCTCTCTAGACATCAGGTTGAAGGAGGAAATGGCCGGCCAGCCGCTCGCAACGGAACCGGCCTCCCCCTTTCAGATGAAACACACGACTTCGAGCATTTGGTGGAGACCCAGGAAGAGCAGGCCCAGGGTTCGGGTGGGGCCGGACCCTGCCCGCCACCCCCGCCAGGCGGGGACCGGAGCCTCCTAGCAAACAGGACGACGACAGACCCTTTCAACCTGAGATGAGAGAGGGACAAAGTGGAGCTTGGGATTCTGCCCTCACTTTCGGTGGTGGCCTGTCCTGTGGCTCCAACCcagacatttcttttccttttcatgtttaggaCATTACTCTTTCCTGAAGGGGCAGGATAGGGAGGGGATTCGCCTATCCTAGAGACAGACTTTCTGAGGAACACTAAAGAAGAGCAGCTGATGTCCGTTCACCCCAGAATAACAATCCTAATGATTCTCCAGTGGGGCAGGGCCAAGAATTACCTCCTTATGGCATTATTCTGaactttgagtttttaaaaatgtccatcaattgtTCTCTTGAAAGTGGAGTGGAGGtcgttgctggtgggaatgagcCCTAACTTGGAGATAACGGAGCATGGACTCTCGTGATTTCTGCCCTTTCAGTTAAACGTCATCCCTGCAGCAAAATTCTCCTCACCTCCCATCCGCCTCCCCGACAATACCCTGCTCTCCTGTGGTCTTCCTTCTCTAGTACCACCTTCCACACCTCTGTCTCATTGTATGTTCCCTACTATATATTAATACTGCAAAGAAATCGTAAAAGTGTACCTTTGATCAACTATTTTATCCCCCAAATACAAATTCCCGAATCAACCTGAAATCCAGTTGTCACAAATGCCCCATTGGCCTATCTcctgatatattttattataataattttgaaattatggaTACTAGGCACTTGTTTATTATACCAACATTCTGTTACTAGAGTTTtgtttaaaagcacaaaaaaagtaTCCACGAAATACAGGGGCAGCTGttgtttttgttggtaggctTAGTCATTTGAGCAGTAAGCATACAACTCAAGACATCAATAGAATTAACTCTAGGTAATTATCATTAAGCCTTATAAtacataattacataattttgtgttttgtaaacaaaaatatataagagCAAAAGCCTACTGCTTTCAAGCAGGTAGACATACTGGCTAACCAATATAAGCCCTAATTTGTCCATAGCTTTGTAGGTATCAAAACTGTCTTAATGGATTATTCTGGTGTAATCAACTTCAGGAAATAGCACGTGCTAACCAAACTTGTGTAAGATGGATTTATAAATTAGAATGTCACgagtgtctgtgtgtctatcatgcgtatatatatgtgtgtgtgtacatatatacccACATAAATACCTACACAGAGGATAATCTTTGGCGAGGTATTTCTCATCTAAATTTCAATCAGAACACAAATTAGAAATTTACAGTGAGTGTATgactattatgaaaataattaatgGTTCTTAGGGATATTTTCACCAATGTgttataaatgaatttattaaatgTTCATATTGCTTCTGTAACTAGAAACAAATAATCGGAAAATTTTGACTCTGAATTTTCTCTTCTCAGATTCATGGACTAGCACTGTATTACAATATAATTAGATAGgtcatatttttattgcattagtTACATTCTAGTCCTATTTTGACCAGTGGTTTACTTCACTGAATTTAGGAAACATTTTGACCTGAattgtaatttccattttttccaaGAACCTGAAAGAGTTTTCTGCtagtaaacattttttcattatgCCTGCCAAAAGACGTCTGTAGTTAATAAAGTTCTTTGATATGCATAACTGTAACACATACGCTCTTGACTAAAGATGCAATATTGGCTAAAAGGAAAACTTCTGTAAATTTGTTAGAATCCTAACTGTAGTTTTTAACTGTATCATTAAGATCTCAGTGCCTTCTTATAAACAATTTCTGAAAAAGTGGCTAAAGGTGACTGACAGTAAACCCCCGCTAGGATACAGTAACTGGATACTAGGCATATTTAATAGTTGTCTTTATAGAGGTCTCTATGTAAACTAGTGTATATGTGAGGCGGGAGAGTAAGAGCCTGGAGGCAGGAAACCTaaggacttcctagaactaaatcaaacaCCTTAGATATGACAAGAAatatcctcttcatttacatagggcgtGCACAGAGTAAATGattttgtaactttacttcatcctcttcatttgcATAGGGCTTACACCAAGTACCAATGGAAAACCTCTAGAGGGGTATTGAAACCCTAGAAAATGCTATAGCCAGGACCCTTGAGCCACTCTCTCAGGCCCTTTCCTACCCTGTGgagtgtgctttcattttcaataaatctctgcttttgttacttcgttatttccttgctttgtttgtacattttgtccaattctttgttcaaaacaccaagaacctggacaccctccacagATAACATACTGAGAACTGACAACAGAAGTACAAACATGAGTAATGAGTTTACGAGTGTTCCTTGTACCAGACTCAGATTTGGCTATAACATAGTATAATGAAtccaaaatatttacatttgtcttatcttCTTCAGGTATGCTCACCTTTTGCTACAGGACCCAGACAAAATGATGGAACATTATATGAATTTCGTACTTACTACCTTAAACCCTCAAAGATGaatgagttcctggaaaattttaagaaaaatgttcatcTTCGGACAGCTCACTCTGAATTGGTTGGATACTGGAGTGCAGAATTTGGAGGCAGAATGAATAAAGTGTTTCATATTTGGAAGTATGGTAAAGAGTCATCCAGTTTTAGCATTCAGTATAGATTTTCATTCTGTTAAATGTAACGTAAGACTTAATTCTTGGAtctatattactatatatacatacaggtTAACTAAGACTTTTGGACagctataccaaaaaaaaaaattcagttcttaTTCTTCCCAGTGGTACACCTCTAACCCCTTGCTGAAACTCTTACACTGTAAATTGGAAAACATGGCGTCTCATATATCAAGACATAAAATTGTGAACTGGACTTTAATcctcagaaaaatgttaaaatggttTGCTGTagtttatgaaaaatttaaagcagCAATTGTAAAAGTCCAAGTGGATTAAGAtcacaaaaggaaaggagaagtatcttttctttttttgaagctAGGAGGCTGGATATCAGTATTTTAGCAGAAAGAATTCCAACCATTTAAGGGACTTCATGAATATGGAGGTTCATAGGGGATGATGGTTAACTTTTCATCCTCACTGAAATCTGAGATTTAATAATTGCTATGTTTAGAGACAACATTTGTTTAATAACTGTACCCCAGAGTTTCAAGGCATTCACTGTCATACTACTCGAGGGAGATATAAAAGAGAGTTCGTCCCATGTTGAAACTAACCTACACCTGGTTGAGTAGAGGAAGGAGAACAAGTTACAAGAATCCCCAGAATGCTTGTTATTCCAGTGTCTGTCTACATCAGACTTGATAATctaaagaatttttaataatttcatttagtGTTTGGTTTAGGGTTTTTACCTGTTATAACAGAAAAAGCCccattaaaatacaatttatgcTTTAGATATGGTACAAGTTTTATCACAGCCCATTTTTAAGAACTAAGTTCTGATATACCTCACTTAAGTTGTAAGATAGGTATTCTTCCTTATCCCAATGTAAACCATATGAAACTCTTACCATTAGTCGTATGAAGTCCTAACAGTAAATATAGTACTAGGCCCATATGTTGGCAAATGTATATAACCATTTGGGTAACTTTAATAGAAGAGAAATTAAGTGCTGGGGAGAAAGAATGGGTGACAATAAGTAGGAGAATCagcattatttctttgaaatctttttttgttcAAAGAAGAGACTTAAAAAGTCCAACCACTATTCTAAActcttttcatatgttaatttaatcctcatacaACCCTGGAGGTAGATGTCTTATTATCTCAATTTCacagaaactgagacacagaaagatTCAATAACTTACCTAATTCACAAAACTGCCTACTACATGGTAGAGCCTATAAAGCCTGTTATATGACATTACaattagtttgcatttctacTATCCTTTTTGTCCTTGAGCAACTTCAGGACAGATGGTCACATCTGTTTACATTGGTGTCTCCAAAGGCCTAACACAGGGTCCTTGTATGGCATCAATGAACATTTGCTGATTTGAATGAAACCCAGAAAAGTACAggtgatttaaaattaaaactttttatttatcataattCTTCTCTTCCCACAGATAATTTTGCTCATCGAACTGAAGTTCGGAAAGCCTTGGCCAAAGATAAGGAATGGCAAGAACAATTCCTCATTCCAAATTTGGCTCTCATTGATAAACAAGAGAGTGAGATTACTTACTTGGTACCATGGTGCAAATTAGAAAAACCTTCAAAAGAAGGTAAGTCCTTCCTTGTTAGTCACTTTGAGTTTTGatgaataaaatactaaaaaactgAAGTGATAAAAACTGAAGttcctttggaaaaaaattagTCCTTCGTTTTATATAGGAACATATAGTGATTGTTgaggtaaaaataaatgagggCTCTTACCCTGTCCTTAAAAAAATGAGcataaaataatgagatttctttttcaaattgagATCTTACAGATTTGTAAAGTTTAACTGTGTTATACAAAAAGTTGACATGGTCAGTAGAGGTTGAGAATTTGTGCACTGGGAGCAGGGAACGTGTTGATAGGTAAGGGATAGCATAAGAAGTTttgccataattttaaaataatataatatttaaaatgtaaaagcgTTTCCATACATTATAACTAATCTTGAATCATTAAATACAGCTTTGCTCATAAAATTGACTATTTGGGGGAAACAGATTAACTGAAACTGCCAAGCTATATTACTTTAGTCTAacttttgtgtcttctttcttgtttctcaGTTTGAAAGTAATGCTTAAGATTTGTCTTCTTGCTGATTTCACTTCTTCCTGACTTAAAGAAACTATTACCTCAATCCAGTTGTAAACAAAGGTCAGATTAGAAAACATaaactaatttaaatgttattttacttcCCCCATTATTCCCAACTTCGTAATGTATGTaggttacaaaaaattagcaaagtgttCTTTGGATCTTTACCTACTTAGGTGTCCTCTCAGCTCTCAGCACTACCTAAATAAAACAGTTCACTTCTCTGACAGTGTCAAATCTTAGTTCTCCTCCTCTGTGTTCGTCATTGCTTAGAAACTTCTGCGTGCCTTTCCTACTAGTCCCTTAGTTCCCTTCTCGCCACCAGCCCTATACTTCTGTCCAAAGTGTACAATACTTTTCAAGTATTTACCTGgatatttagggaaaaaaaaacatctcTTTAGGGGTTTTTTTCCCGCAAAATTCAGAGAGATCACTTCAGGTCCACTCTTTGCTTTGCTGTTCCTGTTAAAAATGGAAACTTATAGGGAGaaattatatgaagaaaaacataatggaaattggaaagaatgaaaatatagattggaaaattcttcttttattcttttattttctacaagTATAGACTCACGCAGCTCAAAATTCTGTTTCATCATAAATTCTCAACAGTTTTTTGACAAATTtcatagattaaaaatatttcagtaatagTTGATAATAGCttccagttatttttctttgtcgTCTGTATGATTAAGCATAACAACTCATTCTTAAACATAGGCAAGGGCTTtctaaacataaaagaaagagaatgcaaATATAATAAACATGTCTACATAATATGTATGCATGTCTGATCCTCCCAATCTGTGTGTATACATAGTGAAAGGACTGAGAAACATGATTAGATATTGCTTGAATACCttctaaaaaattctttttctccctATTTTAGGAGTCTATGAACTGGCCACTTTTCAGATGAAACCTGGTGGGCCAGCTCTGTGGGGTGATGCATTTAAAAGGGCAGTTCATGCTCACGTCAATCTAGGCTACACAAAACTAGTTGGAGTGTTCCACACAGAATACGGAGCACTCAACAGAGGTACAATTGTCCGTTTCTTCTTATATGAAACTGTAATATGTATTGTGACTTAAGTTCCTTGGGTTCCTAGGTTCCTTGGGTCTCTCTTTCTCATTATagagtatattttattatttattgccaAATGTTgagttttttataattttaaaaattgagaaaatctgTTTTACATCTGATTTATTTAGAATGTTAATAACTTATGAAACCTTTTTCAAATGCTGAATAGCTGTTTTCCCTGACACATcaaaatgattaaatttatttttatttattgttttttttaattatactttcagttctggggaagcttggctgggcatggtagctcatgctgtaatcccagcactttgggaggccaatgggggcagatcacctgaggtcaggagtttgagaccagtctggcaaacatggtgaaacccatctctactaaaaatagaaaaatttagccaggcctgTAATttgtggtgggtacctgtaatcccagctactttggaggctgaggcaggagaaccacttgaacgcGGGAAGCAgcgattgcaatgagccaaaaacacaccattgcactccagcctgggcgacaagagaaaaattccacctcaaaacaaacaaactgaaggAACCTCAAGAAATAATCTCTTACGttcatcatttcttttcctctgaatgtacttttattgattttttaaaaaatatttcttggggTAGGAAGATTATCTCTAAGtaaaaaagtaatacatattttgtataaatattaaAGCCCTCCCCATAAAAATATGCCCATTTTCCACCacagttttatatatatctatataaagacaataaatatatattaaggcaaatttttatatgtatataaatttatttaagaaaacacatatttgggatatttaacttttaaagttgaaaaacaggccgggcacagtggctcatgcctgtaatccccacactttgggaggctgaggcgggtggatccagaggtcaagagatggagaccattctggtcaacatggtgaaatcccgtctctactgaaaatacaaaaaaaaaaaaaaaaaaatagctgggcatggtgcgcatgcctgtaatcccagttactcaggaggctgaggcaggagaattgcttgaacccaggaggcagaggttgcggtgagctgagatcgcaccattgcactccagcctgggtaacaagagtgaaactccgtctcaaaaaaaaaaaagttgaaaaacatttCAATCAGAATTTCAAGGTATTTTGTggcaaattaaaaacatttgtaaagTTTATCTGAAAGGATAAAGGAGCCAATGAGGTAGCtaacacctataattccagtgcttttaggaggctgaggtaggaggactgcttgagcccaggagtttgagactagcccgggcaacacagcttgtctctaccaaaaaaaatattttaacaattagtTGGCGATGGTGGTGAACACTTGTAGTCctgcctacttgggaggctgaggtgggaggatcacttgagccaggagttcaaggctgcagtgagctatgattgcaccactgcactttagctccTGAAtgacatagtaagaccctgtctcttaaaaagtaaaataaaataaaaaggaacaaaggataAATGTCTAAGCATAGctaacaaatatttgaaagactCATCATAATATCCAGTTGCCTTCCTATTATCTCTTTATGTCCAACGGACATCTCAAACCTAATATGCCCATTGTTATGTAGAAATTCAACTTCTTATAATAATCTATcataagaaaatagaatatataaaaataaaggtataGTCAGGTTGGAAAATACGTGGGGGAGAAATTGTTATGAAAATTTTTAGATGCCTATCTCACAGCATATGCTAAAATAAAGTCAAGATGGATTatacatttaatgaaaaaaatttaattcataaaaTTGGTAAAACAAAATGTAGATGAATTTATTTAGTAATGTGGATTGGGACTATATTTGTAAGccaaaagcaaatgaagaaatgaaaaaaaaaaatcaactggtgATTTTATTATACAAAGGCTCAAACTTTCTGGATGCCTGAAAATCACCGtaaatgaaattcaaaagcaaaaataaaaatttatgcaaAAGTAGACATGCACATAGCTAccaaatatatatgaaagaaaatgcagattaaaacaataatgagatgCCATTTTGTTACCTAATTAAAGGCATACTTATATGGATATCCTATTaggtcagaaaaaaaataagtattcaaaTACTGTATAGTGTtcataaagctttatttttattgtctttgccAGTATTACTTCTAgaaaatatgcatgtgtgtatatgtgtataggtATGCTaaattatacagaaaagaaatttgaaagtaTATAACATACGTAGTGGTCATATTTCAATAGGAGAAATGGTTATTTTAAGTCTCtgtcttaatattcttttttttttttttttgaaatggagtcatactctggaatgcagtggcacgatctcagctccctgcaacctccacctcactaGTTTaggcgattctctgcctcagcctctggagtagctgggattacaggcatgtgccaccatgcccagctaagttttgtatttttagtagagacggggtttcaccatgttggccaggctggtctcaaactcctgacctcgggtaattcgcctgcctcagcctcccaaagtgttgggattagaggcgtgagccaccacacccagcctctaacTTAATTTTCTATGCTGCACATACGtaacttttactttcttaaaataaCTACTGAAAATTTGTGTTCATacactttttcatttaaattcattCTCAGTGTTAGAATTGGTAATtagggccgggcactgtggcttatgcctgtaatcccagcactttgggaggccaaggcaggcggatcacaaggtcaggatatggagaccattctggccacggtgaaaccctgtctctactaaaatacaaaaaaaattagccaggcatgatggtgcgcgcctgtagtcccagctactcaggatgctaaggcagggtactcgcttgaatccgggagacggaggttgcagtgagccgagattgtgccactgcactccagcctggcgaaagaccaagactccatctcaaaaaaaggtaatCAGTACAGACATCATTTCTGGAGGATggtgtatactatatatactatatgtaagtgtatatatataagaCATGCTCTTTAGTTCTCTCAACTTAAATTCTACTTTAtattaaggaaataatcagaatcagactgcctgggtttgaatcccagatACACTACTTACCTTTTGACTTTGGGTAAGTAAACCTCACCATACCTTAGttttttcatccataaaatgataGACCATTATGAGAACCTAGATtacatgaggattaaatgagttaatacattaaaatgcttaaaacaagGCCTGACACATAGttatcattcaataaatatcagtAGTCTTTGAAATTATTATAAGCATATAGCTGTGCTGAAAtgaagtttgtttcttttttttttttttgagacagagtttcgctcttgttacccaggctggagtgcaatggcgcgatctcagctcaccgcaacctccgcctcctgggttcaggcaattctcctgcctcagcctcctgagtagctgggattacaggcacgcatgcccagctaattttttgtatttttagtagagacggggtttcaccatgttgatcaggatggtctcgatctcttgacctcgtgatccacccgccttggcctcccgaagtgctgggattacaggcttgagccaccgcgcccggcgaagttTCTTAATATTGTTTAAAGAAACATTGGAAATGTAGTATGACCTTTATGTAGTACATATGTAATACAGAAATCAATATACATGTACATCATATCATGTATTTATATAAGCATAGGCAAatatgctggtaaatgtttatttgtataaatatacaattgcatataaaaatacaggccaggcatgctggctcacacctggaatcccaacactttgggatgctgaagcagtagaattgcttgagccaggagttcaagaccagcctaggccatgaagtgggaccctgtctctacaaaaataaaattaaaattaaaaaatcaaaatacatatatacacaaatatggaAAGAGATGCACCAAATATAAAAGTGGTTATTTCTAGGtaatatagaaataattacaatttgtttttttaatttatctgcaTTTTCCTATacatctaaaatttatatattacaatTATATAAAAACTTCATAATTTTGTATAAGAAGAACATTTATTCCAGTGTTTTATAGAATACTGAACTACTGGAAATAGTCTAATCAACAACAGTAAGGGATTGGCATAATAAGTTGCTGTATCTGTAAGGAG
The sequence above is a segment of the Saimiri boliviensis isolate mSaiBol1 chromosome 2, mSaiBol1.pri, whole genome shotgun sequence genome. Coding sequences within it:
- the NIPSNAP3A gene encoding protein NipSnap homolog 3A, which encodes MLVLRSGLTRALASRTLASQVCSPFATGPRQNDGTLYEFRTYYLKPSKMNEFLENFKKNVHLRTAHSELVGYWSAEFGGRMNKVFHIWKYDNFAHRTEVRKALAKDKEWQEQFLIPNLALIDKQESEITYLVPWCKLEKPSKEGVYELATFQMKPGGPALWGDAFKRAVHAHVNLGYTKLVGVFHTEYGALNRVHVLWWNESADSRAAGRHKSHEDPRVVAAVRESVNYLVSQQNMLLIPTSFSPLK